A genomic window from Helicobacter pylori includes:
- the rpsG gene encoding 30S ribosomal protein S7, whose product MRRRKAPVREVLGDPVYGNKVVTKFINKMMFDGKKSVAEKIIYKAFNKIEEKSGEKGIEVFEKALERVRPLVEVRSRRVGGATYQVPVEVRASRQQSLSIRWILEATRKRNERMMVDRLANELMDAASDKGAAFKKKEDVHKMAEANKAFAHYRW is encoded by the coding sequence ATGAGAAGAAGAAAAGCACCCGTTAGGGAGGTTTTAGGCGATCCCGTTTATGGGAATAAGGTGGTTACCAAGTTTATCAATAAGATGATGTTCGATGGCAAGAAAAGCGTAGCGGAAAAAATCATCTACAAAGCTTTTAATAAGATTGAAGAAAAAAGCGGTGAAAAGGGCATTGAAGTGTTTGAAAAAGCCCTAGAGAGGGTGCGTCCTTTAGTGGAAGTGCGCAGCAGAAGAGTGGGCGGGGCCACTTATCAAGTGCCGGTAGAAGTGCGAGCGAGCCGCCAGCAGTCGCTATCAATCCGTTGGATTTTAGAAGCCACCAGAAAGCGCAACGAAAGAATGATGGTGGATAGATTGGCTAATGAACTTATGGATGCAGCTAGCGATAAAGGTGCAGCGTTTAAGAAAAAAGAAGATGTGCATAAAATGGCAGAAGCGAATAAAGCGTTCGCGCATTACCGCTGGTAA
- the rpsL gene encoding 30S ribosomal protein S12, producing the protein MPTINQLIRKERKKVVKKTKSPALVECPQRRGVCTRVYTTTPKKPNSALRKVAKVRLTSKFEVISYIPGEGHNLQEHSIVLVRGGRVKDLPGVKYHIVRGALDTAGVNKRTVSRSKYGTKKAKATDKKATDSKKK; encoded by the coding sequence GTGCCTACTATCAATCAGTTGATTAGAAAAGAAAGGAAAAAGGTGGTTAAAAAAACCAAATCACCTGCATTAGTGGAATGCCCTCAAAGGAGAGGGGTTTGTACTAGGGTTTATACAACTACCCCTAAAAAGCCTAACTCGGCTTTAAGAAAGGTTGCTAAGGTTCGTTTGACCAGCAAATTTGAAGTGATCAGTTATATCCCTGGTGAGGGGCATAACTTGCAAGAGCACTCCATTGTGTTAGTGCGTGGGGGTAGGGTTAAGGACTTACCCGGTGTGAAATACCATATTGTTCGTGGTGCTTTAGACACTGCAGGGGTGAATAAAAGAACGGTTTCACGCTCTAAATATGGGACTAAAAAAGCTAAAGCAACCGACAAGAAAGCAACAGACAGCAAGAAAAAATAA
- a CDS encoding DNA-directed RNA polymerase subunit beta/beta' has translation MSKKIPLKNRLRADFTKTPTDLEVPNLLLLQRDSYDSFLYSKDGKESGIEKVFKSIFPIQDEHNRITLEYAGCEFGKSKYTVREAMERGITYSIPLKIKVRLILWEKDTKSGEKNGIKDIKEQSIFIREIPLMTERTSFIINGVERVVVNQLHRSPGVIFKEEESSTSSNKLIYTGQIIPDRGSWLYFEYDSKDVLYARINKRRKVPVTILFRAMDYQKQDIIKMFYPLVKVRYENDKYLIPFASLDANQRMEFDLKDPQGKVILLAGKKLTSRKIKELKENHLEWVEYPIDILLNRHLAEPVMVGEEVLLDMLAQLDKNKLEKIHDLGVQEFVIINDLALGHDASIIHSFTADYESLKLLKQTEKIDDENALAAIRIHKVMKPGDPVTTEVAKQFVKKLFFDPERYDLTMVGRMKMNHKLGLHVPDYITTLTHEDIITTVKYLMKIKNNQGKIDDRDHLGNRRIRAVGELLANELHSGLVKMQKTIKDKLTTMSGAFDSLMPHDLVNSKMITSTIMEFFMGGQLSQFMDQTNPLSEVTHKRRLSALGEGGLVKDRVGFEARDVHPTHYGRICPIETPEGQNIGLINTLSTFTRVNDLGFIEAPYKKVVDGKVMGETIYLTAIQEDSHVIAPASTPIDEEGNILGDLIETRVEGEIVLNEKSKVTLMDLSSSMLVGVAASLIPFLEHDDANRALMGTNMQRQAVPLLRSDAPIVGTGIEKIIARDSWGAIKANRAGVVEKIDAKNIYILGEGKEEAYIDAYSLQKNLRTNQNTSFNQVPIVKVGDKVEAGQIIADGPSMDRGELALGKNVRVAFMPWNGYNFEDAIVVSERITKDDIFTSTHIYEKEVDARELKHGVEEFTADIPDVKEEALAHLDESGIVKVGTYVSAGMILVGKTSPKGEIKSTPEERLLRAIFGDKAGHVVNKSLYCPPSLEGTVIDVKVFTKKGYEKDARVLSAYEEEKAKLDMEHFDRLTMLNREELLRVSSLLSQAILEEPFSHNGKDYKEGDQIPKEEIASINRFALASLVKKYSKEVQNQYEITKNNFLEQKKVLGEEHEEKLSILEKDDILPNGVIKKVKLYIATKRKLKVGDKMAGRHGNKGIVSNIVPVADMPYTADGEPVDIVLNPLGVPSRMNIGQILEMHLGLVGKEFGKQIASMLENQTKDFVKALRAKMLEIANAINEKDPLTIHALESCSDEELLEYAKDWSKGVKLAIPVFEGISQEKFYKLFELAKIAMDGKMDLYDGRTGEKMRERVNVGYMYMIKLHHLVDEKVHARSTGPYSLVTHQPVGGKALFGGQRFGEMEVWALEAYGAAHTLKEMLTIKSDDIRGRENAYRAIAKGEQVGESEIPETFYVLTKELQSLALDINIFGDEMDEDGMPKPIVIKEDDRPKDFSAFQLTLASPEKIHSWSYGEVKKPETINYRTLKPERDGLFCMKIFGPTKDYECLCGKYKKPRFKDIGTCEKCGVAITHSKVRRFRMGHIELATPIAHIWYVNSLPSRIGTLLGVKMKDLERVLYYEAYIVKEPGEAAYDNEGAKLVMKYDILNEEQYQNISRRYEDRGFVAQMGGEAIKDLLEEIDLIALLQSLKEEVKDTNSDAKKKKLIKRLKVVESFLNSGNRPEWMMLTVLPVLPPDLRPLVALDGGKFAVSDVNELYRRVINRNQRLKRLMELGAPEIIVRNEKRMLQEAVDVLFDNGRSTNAVKGANKRPLKSLSEIIKGKQGRFRQNLLGKRVDFSGRSVIVVGPNLKMDECGLPKNMALELFKPHLLSKLEERGYATTLKQAKRMIEQKSNEVWECLQEITEGYPVLLNRAPTLHKQSIQAFHPKLIDGKAIQLHPLVCSAFNADFDGDQMAVHVPLSQEAIAECKVLMLSSMNILLPASGKAVAIPSQDMVLGLYYLSLEKSGVKGEHKLFSSVNEIITAIDTKELDIHAKIRVLDKGNIIATSAGRMIIKSILPDFIPTDLWNKPMKKKDIGVLVDYVHKVGGIGITATFLDNLKTLGFRYATKAGISISMEDIITPKDKQKMVEKAKVEVKKIQQQYDQGLLTDQERYNKIIDTWTEVNDKMSKEMMIAIAQDKEGFNSIYMMADSGARGSAAQIRQLSAMRGLMTKPDGSIIETPIISNFKEGLNVLEYFNSTHGARKGLADTALKTANAGYLTRKLIDVSQNVKVVSDDCGTHEGIEITDIAVGSELIEPLEERIFGRVLLEDVIDPITNEILLYADTLIDEEGAKKVVEAGIKSITIRTPVTCKAPKGVCAKCYGLNLGEGKMSYPGEAVGVVAAQSIGEPGTQLTLRTFHVGGTASRSQDEREIVASKEGFVRFYNLRTYTNKEGKNIIANRRNASILVVEPKIKAPFDGELSIETVYEEVVVSVKNGEQEAKFVLRRSDIVKPSELAGVGGKIEGKVYLPYANGHKVHKGGSIADIIQEGWNVPNRIPYASELLVKDNDPITQDVYAKEKGTIKYYVLEANHLERTHGIKKGDMVSEKGLFAVIADDNGREAARHYIARGSEILIDDNSEVSANSLISKPTTNALSTIATWDPYNTPIIADFKGKVSFVDIIAGVTVAEKEDENTGITSLVVNDYIPSGYKPSLFLEGVNGEEVRYFLEPKTSIAISDGSSVEQAEVLAKIPKATVKSKDITGGLPRVSELFEARKPKPKDVAILSEVDGIVSFGKAIRNKEHIIVTSKDGRSMDYFVDKGKQILVHADEFVHAGEAMTDGVISSHDILRISGEKELYKYIVSEVQQVYRRQGVSIADKHIEIIVSQMLRQVRILDSGDSKFIEGDLVSKKLFKEENARVIALKGEPAIAEPVLLGITRAAIGSDSIISAASFQETTKVLTEASIAMKKDFLEDLKENVVLGRMIPVGTGMYKNKKIVLRTLEEDPKN, from the coding sequence ATGTCAAAAAAAATTCCCCTAAAAAACCGCTTGAGAGCTGATTTTACAAAAACCCCAACAGATTTAGAAGTTCCTAATTTATTATTATTGCAACGAGACAGCTACGATTCTTTCTTGTATTCCAAAGATGGCAAAGAAAGTGGGATTGAAAAGGTGTTTAAATCCATTTTTCCTATCCAAGATGAGCATAACCGCATCACTTTAGAGTATGCAGGTTGCGAGTTTGGCAAGTCTAAATACACCGTTAGAGAAGCGATGGAGAGAGGCATTACCTACTCTATCCCGCTCAAAATTAAAGTGCGCTTGATTTTGTGGGAAAAAGACACTAAGAGCGGCGAAAAGAACGGCATTAAGGACATTAAAGAACAAAGCATCTTTATCCGTGAAATCCCTTTAATGACAGAACGCACTTCATTTATTATTAATGGAGTGGAGCGCGTGGTGGTCAATCAGCTCCACAGAAGTCCCGGTGTGATTTTTAAAGAAGAAGAATCCAGCACTTCTTCAAACAAACTCATTTACACAGGGCAAATCATTCCTGATAGGGGTTCGTGGCTGTATTTTGAATACGATTCTAAAGATGTTTTATACGCTCGTATCAACAAACGCCGTAAAGTGCCTGTTACCATTTTGTTTAGAGCGATGGATTATCAAAAACAAGACATTATCAAAATGTTCTACCCGCTTGTCAAAGTGCGTTATGAAAACGATAAATATTTGATCCCGTTCGCTTCATTAGACGCCAATCAAAGGATGGAATTTGACTTGAAAGATCCTCAAGGCAAGGTTATCCTTTTAGCGGGTAAAAAGCTCACTTCAAGAAAGATCAAAGAGCTTAAAGAAAACCATTTAGAATGGGTGGAATACCCCATAGATATTTTGCTCAATCGTCATTTGGCTGAGCCTGTTATGGTGGGAGAAGAAGTCTTATTGGACATGCTCGCCCAGCTAGATAAGAATAAATTAGAAAAAATCCACGATTTAGGCGTGCAAGAATTTGTGATCATCAATGATTTGGCTTTAGGCCATGACGCTTCCATTATCCATTCTTTCACAGCCGATTATGAGTCTTTGAAATTGCTCAAGCAAACTGAAAAAATTGATGATGAAAACGCCCTAGCGGCGATTCGTATCCATAAGGTTATGAAGCCAGGCGATCCCGTTACGACTGAAGTGGCTAAGCAGTTTGTCAAAAAACTCTTCTTTGATCCAGAGCGCTATGATTTGACCATGGTAGGCCGCATGAAAATGAATCATAAATTAGGCTTGCATGTGCCTGATTACATCACGACTTTAACGCATGAAGATATTATCACCACCGTTAAATACCTTATGAAGATTAAAAACAATCAGGGCAAGATTGATGACAGGGATCACTTAGGCAATCGTAGGATCAGAGCCGTTGGGGAATTGTTGGCTAATGAATTGCATTCAGGTTTAGTGAAAATGCAAAAAACCATTAAGGACAAGCTCACTACCATGAGCGGGGCTTTTGATTCGCTCATGCCCCATGACTTGGTCAATTCTAAAATGATCACTAGCACGATCATGGAATTTTTCATGGGCGGTCAGCTTTCACAATTCATGGATCAAACTAACCCCTTGAGTGAAGTTACGCACAAGCGCCGCCTTTCAGCACTCGGTGAAGGGGGGTTAGTCAAAGACAGGGTAGGGTTTGAAGCCAGAGATGTGCACCCCACGCATTATGGCAGAATTTGCCCTATTGAAACCCCAGAAGGTCAAAATATCGGTTTGATCAACACCCTTTCCACTTTCACAAGAGTGAATGATCTAGGCTTTATTGAAGCCCCTTATAAAAAGGTTGTAGATGGCAAAGTGATGGGCGAGACGATTTATTTAACGGCTATTCAAGAAGACAGCCATGTGATCGCTCCTGCAAGCACCCCCATTGATGAAGAAGGCAATATTTTAGGCGATTTGATTGAAACGCGCGTAGAAGGCGAGATCGTTTTAAACGAAAAAAGTAAAGTAACCTTAATGGATTTAAGCTCCAGCATGCTAGTAGGGGTGGCCGCATCGCTCATTCCTTTCTTAGAGCATGATGACGCCAACCGCGCTTTGATGGGGACTAACATGCAACGCCAAGCCGTGCCTTTGTTAAGAAGCGACGCTCCCATTGTAGGCACAGGGATTGAAAAAATCATCGCTAGGGATTCTTGGGGAGCGATCAAAGCCAATCGTGCAGGTGTCGTAGAAAAAATTGATGCTAAAAATATTTATATTTTAGGCGAAGGCAAAGAAGAAGCCTATATTGATGCGTATTCTTTGCAAAAAAACTTGCGCACCAACCAAAACACGAGCTTCAATCAAGTCCCTATCGTTAAAGTGGGCGATAAAGTAGAAGCCGGGCAAATCATCGCTGATGGCCCTAGCATGGATAGGGGCGAGTTAGCGTTAGGGAAAAATGTGCGCGTGGCGTTCATGCCTTGGAATGGCTATAACTTTGAAGACGCGATCGTGGTGAGTGAGCGCATCACTAAAGACGATATTTTCACTTCCACGCACATTTATGAAAAAGAAGTGGATGCCAGAGAGCTTAAGCATGGCGTAGAAGAATTTACCGCTGATATTCCTGATGTGAAAGAAGAAGCGCTCGCGCATCTTGATGAAAGCGGGATCGTTAAAGTAGGCACTTATGTGAGCGCTGGCATGATTTTAGTGGGCAAGACTTCCCCTAAAGGCGAGATCAAAAGCACGCCTGAAGAAAGACTTTTAAGGGCTATTTTTGGGGATAAAGCCGGGCATGTGGTCAATAAGAGCTTGTATTGCCCCCCTAGTTTGGAAGGCACGGTGATTGATGTGAAAGTCTTCACTAAAAAAGGCTATGAAAAAGATGCGCGAGTTTTGAGCGCGTATGAAGAAGAAAAAGCCAAGCTTGACATGGAGCATTTTGACCGCTTGACCATGCTCAATAGAGAAGAATTGTTGCGCGTCAGCTCGCTCCTTTCTCAAGCGATTTTAGAAGAGCCTTTCAGCCATAATGGTAAGGATTATAAAGAAGGTGATCAAATCCCTAAAGAAGAGATCGCTTCAATCAACCGCTTCGCTCTGGCTAGTTTGGTGAAAAAATATTCTAAAGAAGTGCAAAACCAGTATGAAATCACTAAAAACAATTTCTTAGAGCAAAAGAAAGTCTTGGGTGAAGAGCATGAAGAAAAACTTTCTATTTTAGAAAAAGACGATATTTTGCCTAATGGCGTGATCAAAAAAGTCAAGCTCTATATCGCTACAAAACGAAAGCTTAAAGTGGGCGATAAAATGGCAGGAAGGCATGGGAATAAAGGCATTGTGTCTAATATCGTGCCGGTTGCGGACATGCCTTATACCGCTGATGGCGAGCCTGTGGATATTGTCTTAAACCCTTTAGGCGTGCCAAGCCGTATGAATATTGGGCAGATTTTAGAAATGCATTTAGGTTTAGTGGGTAAAGAGTTTGGCAAACAAATCGCTAGCATGCTAGAAAATCAAACCAAGGATTTTGTCAAAGCATTGCGTGCTAAAATGCTAGAAATCGCTAACGCTATCAATGAAAAAGATCCCTTAACTATCCATGCGCTTGAAAGCTGTTCTGATGAAGAGCTTTTGGAATACGCAAAAGATTGGAGTAAAGGCGTTAAGCTCGCTATCCCTGTGTTTGAAGGCATTTCGCAAGAAAAATTTTATAAGCTGTTTGAATTAGCCAAAATTGCTATGGATGGCAAAATGGATTTGTATGATGGGCGCACAGGCGAAAAGATGAGGGAGCGCGTGAATGTGGGCTATATGTATATGATCAAACTCCACCACTTGGTGGATGAAAAAGTCCATGCCCGAAGCACAGGCCCTTATAGTTTAGTCACACACCAGCCCGTAGGCGGTAAAGCGCTCTTTGGAGGCCAAAGGTTTGGGGAAATGGAAGTGTGGGCGTTGGAAGCTTATGGTGCAGCGCACACTCTAAAAGAAATGCTCACCATTAAATCCGATGATATTAGGGGTAGGGAGAACGCTTATAGGGCTATCGCTAAAGGCGAGCAAGTGGGTGAGAGCGAAATCCCTGAGACTTTCTATGTTTTGACTAAAGAATTGCAATCGCTCGCTTTAGACATTAATATCTTTGGAGATGAAATGGATGAAGACGGGATGCCTAAACCTATTGTCATTAAAGAAGATGACAGGCCTAAAGACTTTAGCGCTTTCCAGCTCACTCTAGCCAGCCCTGAAAAAATCCATTCGTGGAGCTATGGGGAAGTTAAAAAACCAGAAACGATCAATTATCGCACCCTAAAACCCGAACGAGACGGCTTGTTTTGCATGAAAATCTTTGGCCCTACTAAAGATTATGAATGCTTGTGCGGTAAATACAAAAAGCCTCGCTTCAAAGATATTGGCACATGCGAAAAATGCGGTGTAGCGATCACGCATTCTAAAGTTAGGCGTTTTAGAATGGGGCATATTGAATTGGCCACTCCTATAGCGCATATCTGGTATGTTAATTCCTTGCCTAGCCGTATCGGCACGCTTTTAGGCGTTAAAATGAAAGACTTGGAGCGCGTGCTTTATTATGAAGCTTATATCGTTAAAGAGCCAGGCGAAGCCGCTTATGACAATGAAGGCGCTAAACTTGTAATGAAGTATGATATTTTGAACGAAGAGCAGTATCAAAATATCTCACGAAGATACGAAGACAGGGGCTTTGTGGCACAAATGGGCGGCGAAGCGATCAAGGATTTACTAGAAGAAATTGATTTGATCGCTTTATTGCAAAGTTTGAAAGAAGAAGTGAAAGACACTAATTCGGACGCCAAAAAGAAAAAACTCATCAAGCGTTTGAAAGTGGTAGAAAGCTTTTTGAATTCTGGTAACAGACCTGAATGGATGATGCTCACGGTTTTACCGGTATTGCCACCGGATTTAAGGCCGTTAGTCGCGCTAGATGGGGGGAAATTTGCAGTCAGCGATGTGAATGAATTGTATCGTCGTGTCATCAATCGCAACCAACGCTTGAAACGCTTGATGGAGCTTGGGGCGCCAGAAATCATTGTGCGCAATGAAAAAAGGATGTTGCAAGAAGCCGTGGATGTGCTTTTTGATAACGGCCGCAGCACCAATGCGGTTAAAGGAGCTAACAAACGCCCTTTAAAATCGCTCAGCGAGATCATTAAAGGCAAGCAAGGGCGTTTCAGGCAAAACCTTTTAGGTAAGCGCGTGGATTTTTCAGGCAGGAGCGTGATTGTCGTTGGGCCTAATCTTAAAATGGATGAATGCGGGTTGCCTAAAAACATGGCGTTGGAACTCTTCAAACCGCATTTGTTATCCAAGCTTGAAGAAAGAGGCTATGCCACCACGCTCAAGCAGGCTAAACGCATGATTGAGCAAAAAAGCAATGAAGTGTGGGAGTGTTTGCAAGAAATCACAGAGGGGTATCCGGTGTTGCTCAACCGCGCGCCCACTTTGCACAAGCAATCCATTCAAGCGTTCCACCCAAAACTCATTGACGGCAAAGCGATCCAATTGCACCCGTTGGTGTGTTCAGCGTTTAATGCGGATTTTGACGGGGATCAAATGGCGGTGCATGTGCCTTTAAGCCAGGAAGCGATCGCTGAATGCAAGGTGCTCATGCTAAGCTCTATGAATATCCTTCTACCCGCTAGCGGTAAAGCCGTAGCCATTCCTAGCCAGGATATGGTTTTAGGGCTATATTACCTTTCTTTAGAAAAGAGTGGGGTCAAGGGCGAGCATAAGCTTTTCTCTAGCGTGAATGAAATCATTACCGCTATTGACACCAAAGAATTAGACATCCATGCAAAGATTAGGGTTTTGGATAAAGGCAATATTATCGCTACGAGCGCGGGGCGCATGATCATTAAATCCATTTTGCCTGATTTTATCCCTACGGATTTGTGGAATAAACCCATGAAGAAAAAAGATATTGGCGTGCTTGTGGATTATGTGCATAAAGTCGGCGGTATCGGCATTACTGCAACCTTTTTGGATAATTTAAAAACGCTTGGCTTTAGGTATGCTACTAAGGCTGGTATTTCTATCTCTATGGAAGATATTATCACGCCCAAAGACAAGCAAAAAATGGTGGAAAAAGCCAAAGTAGAGGTGAAAAAAATCCAACAACAATACGATCAAGGGTTGCTCACTGACCAAGAGCGTTACAATAAAATCATTGACACTTGGACTGAAGTCAATGACAAAATGAGTAAAGAAATGATGATCGCTATCGCGCAAGATAAAGAGGGCTTTAACTCCATTTATATGATGGCAGATAGCGGTGCAAGGGGAAGCGCGGCGCAAATCCGTCAGCTTTCAGCGATGAGAGGTCTTATGACTAAACCAGATGGCAGTATCATTGAAACGCCCATTATTTCTAACTTCAAAGAGGGGTTGAATGTTTTAGAATACTTTAACTCCACGCATGGCGCTAGAAAGGGCTTAGCGGATACGGCGCTAAAAACCGCCAATGCGGGGTATTTGACAAGAAAACTCATTGATGTTTCCCAAAATGTCAAGGTGGTGTCTGATGATTGTGGCACACATGAAGGGATTGAAATCACGGATATTGCGGTGGGGAGTGAGTTGATTGAGCCTTTAGAAGAGCGTATTTTTGGGCGCGTTTTATTAGAAGATGTGATCGATCCCATTACCAATGAAATCTTGCTTTATGCGGACACTTTGATTGATGAAGAGGGCGCTAAAAAGGTGGTGGAAGCCGGGATTAAATCCATTACGATCCGCACCCCAGTAACTTGTAAAGCGCCAAAGGGCGTGTGCGCGAAATGCTATGGCTTGAATTTAGGCGAAGGCAAGATGAGCTATCCTGGGGAAGCGGTAGGCGTGGTAGCTGCACAATCTATCGGAGAGCCTGGAACGCAACTCACTTTAAGGACTTTCCATGTGGGTGGGACAGCGAGCAGGAGCCAAGATGAGCGTGAAATTGTAGCGAGCAAAGAAGGTTTTGTGCGTTTCTACAACCTCAGAACTTACACGAATAAAGAGGGTAAAAACATTATCGCTAACCGCCGTAACGCTTCTATTTTAGTGGTAGAACCTAAGATTAAAGCGCCTTTTGATGGGGAATTAAGCATTGAAACGGTCTATGAAGAAGTGGTTGTGAGCGTGAAAAATGGCGAGCAAGAAGCTAAATTTGTTTTAAGAAGAAGCGACATCGTTAAACCAAGCGAATTGGCTGGCGTTGGCGGCAAGATTGAAGGCAAGGTGTATTTGCCTTATGCTAATGGGCATAAGGTGCATAAAGGGGGGAGCATCGCTGATATTATCCAAGAGGGCTGGAATGTGCCTAATCGCATCCCTTATGCGAGCGAATTGTTGGTTAAGGATAATGACCCCATCACTCAAGATGTGTATGCGAAAGAAAAAGGCACAATCAAATACTATGTTTTAGAGGCCAACCATTTAGAGCGCACCCATGGGATCAAAAAGGGCGATATGGTGAGCGAAAAAGGCTTGTTTGCGGTTATCGCTGATGATAATGGTAGGGAAGCCGCTCGCCATTATATCGCTAGAGGTTCTGAAATCTTAATTGATGATAATAGCGAAGTGAGCGCGAATAGCCTTATTTCTAAGCCCACTACAAACGCATTAAGCACGATTGCGACATGGGATCCTTACAATACCCCCATTATTGCAGACTTTAAGGGTAAAGTGAGTTTTGTGGATATTATTGCAGGGGTTACGGTCGCTGAAAAAGAGGACGAAAATACCGGTATCACCAGTTTGGTGGTGAATGATTACATTCCAAGCGGGTACAAACCAAGCTTGTTTTTAGAGGGGGTTAATGGCGAAGAAGTGCGTTATTTCTTAGAGCCAAAAACTTCTATCGCTATTAGCGATGGCTCTAGCGTGGAGCAGGCTGAAGTGTTAGCGAAGATCCCTAAAGCGACCGTTAAGTCTAAAGACATTACCGGAGGTCTCCCAAGGGTTTCAGAGTTGTTTGAAGCGCGAAAACCCAAACCTAAAGATGTGGCGATCCTTTCTGAGGTTGATGGGATTGTCAGCTTTGGTAAAGCGATCCGCAATAAAGAACACATCATTGTAACCTCTAAAGATGGCCGCTCCATGGATTATTTTGTGGATAAAGGCAAGCAAATTTTAGTGCATGCAGACGAGTTTGTGCATGCAGGGGAAGCGATGACGGATGGGGTAATCTCAAGCCATGATATTTTAAGGATCAGCGGCGAAAAAGAGCTTTACAAATACATTGTGAGCGAAGTTCAGCAAGTGTATCGCAGGCAGGGGGTAAGCATTGCGGACAAACACATTGAAATCATTGTGTCTCAAATGTTAAGGCAAGTGCGCATCTTAGACAGCGGGGATAGCAAGTTTATTGAAGGGGATTTGGTTAGTAAAAAACTCTTCAAAGAAGAAAACGCTCGTGTGATCGCTTTAAAAGGCGAGCCAGCGATTGCTGAACCGGTGCTTTTAGGGATCACTAGAGCGGCTATTGGGAGCGATAGCATCATTTCAGCGGCCTCTTTCCAAGAAACGACTAAAGTTTTAACAGAAGCCAGTATCGCTATGAAAAAAGACTTTTTGGAAGACTTGAAAGAAAATGTGGTGTTAGGGAGGATGATCCCTGTGGGAACGGGTATGTATAAGAACAAGAAAATCGTGTTAAGAACGCTTGAAGAGGACCCTAAAAATTGA
- the rplL gene encoding 50S ribosomal protein L7/L12 produces MAISKEEVLEYIGSLSVLELSELVKMFEEKFGVSATPTVVAGAAVAGGAAAESEEKTEFNVILADSGAEKIKVIKVVREITGLGLKEAKDATEKTPHVLKEGVNKEEAETIKKKLEEVGAKVEVK; encoded by the coding sequence ATGGCAATTTCAAAAGAAGAAGTGTTAGAGTATATTGGTTCATTGAGCGTTTTAGAGCTTTCTGAATTGGTTAAAATGTTTGAGGAAAAATTTGGCGTGAGCGCGACTCCAACGGTTGTAGCTGGTGCGGCTGTAGCCGGTGGTGCAGCGGCTGAGAGCGAAGAAAAAACCGAATTTAATGTGATCTTGGCTGATAGCGGCGCTGAAAAAATTAAGGTGATTAAAGTGGTTCGTGAAATCACTGGACTTGGTTTGAAAGAAGCTAAAGACGCTACCGAAAAAACCCCTCATGTGCTTAAAGAGGGCGTGAATAAAGAAGAAGCTGAAACCATCAAGAAAAAACTTGAAGAAGTAGGCGCTAAGGTTGAAGTCAAGTAA
- the rplJ gene encoding 50S ribosomal protein L10, translating to MQKQHKVELVASLKSQFDGAKALLICDYKGLSVSKLEALRNKARTQGIKVQVIKNTLAHIAMKEAGYSDLDLKETNVFLWGDDQIALSKLVFDFQKEHKDHFVLKAGLFDKESVSVAHVEAVSKLPSKEELMGMLLSVWTAPARYFVTGLDNLRKAKEEN from the coding sequence ATGCAAAAACAGCATAAAGTAGAGCTAGTCGCTAGCTTGAAATCGCAATTTGATGGTGCTAAAGCCCTTTTAATTTGCGATTATAAAGGTCTTAGCGTGAGCAAGTTAGAAGCTTTAAGGAATAAGGCTCGCACTCAAGGCATTAAGGTGCAAGTGATTAAAAACACGCTCGCTCATATTGCAATGAAAGAAGCGGGCTATTCTGATTTGGATTTGAAAGAAACCAATGTGTTTTTGTGGGGCGATGATCAAATCGCTCTTTCTAAGCTCGTGTTTGACTTCCAAAAAGAACATAAAGATCACTTTGTGTTAAAAGCGGGCTTGTTTGACAAAGAAAGCGTTAGCGTAGCTCATGTGGAAGCGGTTTCAAAACTCCCGAGCAAAGAAGAGCTTATGGGAATGTTGCTTTCTGTTTGGACGGCTCCGGCACGCTATTTTGTGACCGGTTTAGACAATTTGCGTAAAGCAAAAGAAGAAAACTAA